A section of the Rhodospirillaceae bacterium genome encodes:
- a CDS encoding HAMP domain-containing sensor histidine kinase: MFPIRLIRSRVFQLSLLASAIFGIAAVAVVATLYFSSVEAVTRQVEATIDAEIKGLSEQYRQFGPVGLIRAVERRSRERSRPGAIYLVVDREFKRLAGNVAAWPKEEPDARRWVTFAFRGGGAADSPAGVRGEARGRMFRLQGGLYLLVGHDLREQQRVTARTRETLILAGIVAILFAVASGGLLSWLVLRRIDSINRTSREIMAGDLARRVPETGRGDEFDRLAQSLNAMLAQNEKLFLGMREVSENLAHDLRSPLGRIRQRLERQLSPSLPESGRKALTEEALAETDRLLSTFSAILSIAQADSGAPKRSFEPVDLRTLLQDVADLYEPLAEEAGATLARALPDRPVTFHGNRDMLFQACANLLDNAIEYGAGAGDPAQTAVIDLDLDTAGEFVRFTVRDRGPGMDGEALERARERFYRADSSRTTGGSGLGLALVDAVARLHDGSLTLAAAGPGLRATVQLPLDKRPPAQETAGGTGHEAAGAAGAEPG, translated from the coding sequence GTGTTCCCGATCCGGCTGATTAGATCGCGGGTCTTCCAGCTTTCGCTGCTGGCCAGCGCCATCTTCGGGATCGCGGCCGTCGCCGTCGTCGCCACCCTGTATTTTTCCTCCGTCGAAGCCGTCACCCGGCAGGTCGAGGCCACGATCGACGCCGAGATCAAGGGCCTGTCGGAGCAATACCGGCAGTTCGGCCCGGTCGGGCTGATCCGCGCCGTCGAGCGCCGGAGCCGCGAGCGCAGCCGGCCGGGCGCCATCTATCTGGTCGTCGATCGCGAATTCAAGCGGCTGGCCGGCAATGTCGCGGCATGGCCGAAGGAGGAGCCCGACGCCCGCCGCTGGGTGACCTTCGCGTTCCGCGGCGGCGGCGCGGCGGACAGCCCGGCCGGGGTCAGGGGCGAAGCCCGCGGGCGCATGTTCCGGCTGCAGGGCGGCCTCTACCTGCTGGTCGGCCACGACCTTCGCGAGCAGCAGCGGGTGACCGCACGGACCCGCGAGACGCTGATCCTGGCCGGGATCGTCGCCATCCTGTTCGCCGTCGCGTCCGGCGGCCTGCTAAGCTGGCTGGTCCTGCGCCGGATCGACAGCATCAACCGGACGAGCCGCGAGATCATGGCCGGCGACCTCGCCCGCCGGGTCCCGGAGACCGGCCGGGGCGACGAATTCGACCGGCTGGCGCAAAGCCTGAACGCCATGCTGGCCCAGAACGAGAAACTGTTTCTCGGGATGCGCGAAGTGTCGGAGAACCTGGCCCACGACCTCCGTAGCCCGCTCGGCCGGATCCGCCAGCGGCTGGAGCGGCAACTGTCGCCTTCGCTCCCGGAAAGCGGCAGGAAGGCATTGACAGAGGAAGCGCTGGCGGAGACCGACCGTCTGCTTTCGACCTTCAGCGCCATCCTGAGCATCGCCCAGGCGGATTCCGGTGCGCCGAAACGGAGTTTCGAGCCGGTCGACCTTCGCACCCTGTTGCAGGATGTGGCGGACCTCTACGAGCCCCTGGCCGAGGAAGCCGGCGCAACGCTGGCGCGCGCCCTGCCCGACCGGCCCGTTACCTTCCACGGCAACCGGGACATGCTGTTCCAGGCCTGCGCTAACCTGCTTGACAATGCCATCGAATATGGCGCCGGGGCCGGCGATCCGGCACAGACGGCGGTGATCGACCTCGATCTCGATACGGCCGGCGAATTCGTGCGCTTTACCGTGCGCGACCGGGGGCCGGGCATGGACGGCGAGGCGCTGGAGAGGGCGCGCGAGCGCTTCTACCGGGCCGACTCAAGCCGGACGACCGGCGGTTCCGGGCTCGGACTGGCCCTGGTCGATGCGGTCGCCCGGCTGCACGACGGCAGCCTCACCCTCGCCGCCGCCGGGCCCGGCCTGCGGGCAACGGTGCAACTCCCTCTCGACAAACGCCCTCCGGCGCAGGAAACAGCGGGAGGAACAGGGCACGAAGCGGCCGGTGCGGCCGGCGCAGAACCCGGTTAG
- a CDS encoding Spx/MgsR family RNA polymerase-binding regulatory protein, producing MATVIVYGLKNCDSCRAARAYLGERAFRYEFRDVRSDGFSDTELDTWIAAVGWEALLNRKSRTWRDLPEDDRAGLDAGKARALLKAHPALIKRPVIDATRGTITVGWTPEVRQALQAVL from the coding sequence ATGGCGACCGTCATCGTCTACGGCCTGAAGAATTGCGACAGCTGCCGGGCTGCGCGGGCCTATCTGGGGGAGCGCGCCTTCCGGTACGAGTTCCGCGATGTCCGCAGCGACGGCTTCTCGGATACGGAACTCGATACCTGGATCGCCGCCGTCGGCTGGGAGGCGCTGCTCAACCGGAAGAGCCGGACCTGGCGGGACTTGCCGGAAGACGACCGGGCCGGCCTCGACGCCGGGAAGGCGCGGGCCCTGCTGAAAGCCCACCCGGCCCTGATCAAGCGCCCGGTCATCGATGCGACCCGCGGCACGATCACCGTCGGCTGGACCCCGGAGGTGCGCCAAGCGCTTCAAGCCGTGCTGTGA
- a CDS encoding MBL fold metallo-hydrolase, whose product MTIRTTTDAGRAGYAEQYYPNAETLGPDEMRITALGTGRPFLRRSQANASWLVELGNGDKFVFDFGFGSQMNFTALEIPYNDITAWFATHLHTDHVGDFGQVWIGSWAGGRLKPLVVYGPSSNRPEYGFRHFVEKQMESYRWDTDTRVGFLPAVGAEVEINEFDYSTVHPVYEQNGVTITSFPAVHIYDGPVSLKLEWNGLSFVYSGDTTPSSFMIDNAKGVDVLVHETFNTVGQLMERSGYDERTARGIGTIAHSDPGEAAHVIAQCDPRLFVAFHFFNDFDTAGEMEAEIRKHWQGRLALATDFMVINVTAEHVVTRMARVSEHVWPNKARHGGFGKAERKERMVMSDWLRETQVFPKF is encoded by the coding sequence ATGACCATTCGGACGACCACGGACGCCGGCCGCGCCGGATATGCCGAGCAATACTATCCGAACGCCGAGACCCTGGGTCCGGACGAGATGCGGATCACGGCGCTCGGCACCGGCCGGCCGTTCCTGCGCCGCTCCCAGGCCAACGCGTCGTGGCTGGTCGAGCTCGGCAACGGCGACAAGTTCGTGTTCGATTTCGGCTTCGGCAGCCAGATGAACTTCACCGCACTGGAGATCCCCTACAACGACATTACCGCCTGGTTCGCGACCCATCTGCACACCGATCATGTCGGCGATTTCGGCCAGGTCTGGATCGGCAGCTGGGCCGGCGGGCGGCTCAAGCCGCTGGTCGTCTACGGACCGTCGAGCAACCGGCCGGAATACGGCTTCCGCCATTTCGTCGAGAAGCAGATGGAGAGCTACCGCTGGGACACCGACACCCGGGTCGGCTTCCTGCCCGCCGTCGGCGCCGAGGTCGAGATCAACGAGTTCGACTATTCGACGGTCCACCCGGTCTACGAGCAGAACGGCGTGACGATCACCAGCTTTCCGGCCGTACACATCTACGACGGGCCGGTCAGCCTGAAGCTGGAATGGAACGGCCTCAGCTTCGTCTATTCCGGCGATACCACGCCGAGCAGCTTCATGATCGACAACGCCAAAGGCGTCGACGTGCTGGTCCACGAGACCTTCAACACGGTCGGCCAGTTGATGGAGCGCTCCGGCTACGACGAGCGCACCGCCCGCGGCATCGGCACCATCGCCCATTCCGACCCCGGCGAGGCGGCGCATGTCATCGCGCAGTGCGATCCCCGCCTGTTCGTCGCCTTCCACTTCTTCAACGATTTCGACACGGCAGGCGAGATGGAGGCCGAGATCCGCAAGCACTGGCAGGGCAGGCTGGCGCTGGCGACCGATTTCATGGTGATCAACGTGACCGCCGAGCATGTCGTCACCCGGATGGCGCGGGTGTCGGAGCATGTCTGGCCCAACAAGGCGCGCCACGGGGGCTTCGGCAAAGCCGAACGCAAGGAGCGGATGGTCATGTCGGACTGGCTGCGCGAAACCCAGGTGTTCCCGAAGTTCTGA
- a CDS encoding co-chaperone GroES, translating to MNFRPLHDRVLVRRLDDDEMTSGGIIIPDTAKEKPMEGEIIAAGSGAKSDKGEVTPLDVKAGDRILFGKWSGTEVKIDGEELIIMKESDILGIIEDGAEVKKAA from the coding sequence ATGAATTTTCGTCCCCTGCACGACCGTGTTCTGGTGCGCCGTCTGGACGACGACGAGATGACGTCCGGCGGCATCATCATTCCCGACACGGCCAAGGAAAAGCCGATGGAAGGCGAGATCATCGCCGCCGGTTCCGGCGCCAAGAGCGACAAGGGCGAGGTAACGCCGCTCGACGTCAAGGCCGGCGACCGCATCCTGTTCGGCAAATGGTCGGGCACCGAAGTGAAGATCGACGGCGAAGAGCTGATCATCATGAAGGAGAGCGACATCCTCGGCATCATCGAGGACGGCGCGGAGGTCAAGAAGGCCGCCTGA